A window from Streptomyces sp. NBC_00299 encodes these proteins:
- a CDS encoding RNA polymerase sigma factor SigF, with amino-acid sequence MATATPIKTATSDNPAHTPPYADRHTTEPDAAAAVPPGLEDLPPDLALVDVADARALSKMLFARLDALEEGTPEHAYVRNSLVELNLALVRYAVGRMGVRSESYDDVVQVGTIGLIKAINRFDLQRGVNFPNFAMPTIIGEIKRYFRDNTWAVHVPRRLQELHLDLAKATSLLEQTHGRPPTVTELADDLDRDPDEIIEGLVAANGYTAASLDFPDGGESADDTLADHIGYADLNLEKVEDLHALKPLLAALPERERKILALRYAADMTQSAIGEELGISQMHVSRILNRTLNRLREKLGTPR; translated from the coding sequence ATGGCGACCGCGACACCGATCAAGACCGCCACCAGCGACAATCCCGCCCACACACCGCCGTACGCAGACCGGCATACCACCGAACCGGACGCCGCTGCTGCGGTCCCGCCGGGCCTCGAGGACCTGCCACCCGACCTTGCGCTCGTCGACGTTGCCGACGCCAGAGCACTGTCCAAGATGCTCTTCGCACGTCTCGACGCTCTGGAAGAGGGCACACCGGAGCACGCCTACGTGCGCAACTCGCTGGTCGAGCTCAACCTCGCCCTGGTTCGTTACGCTGTCGGCCGCATGGGGGTGCGAAGCGAGTCGTACGACGACGTCGTACAGGTCGGCACCATCGGGCTGATCAAGGCGATCAACCGGTTCGATCTGCAACGCGGAGTAAACTTCCCCAACTTCGCGATGCCCACCATCATCGGCGAGATCAAGCGCTACTTCCGCGACAACACCTGGGCCGTGCATGTCCCGCGCCGCCTGCAGGAGCTCCATCTCGACCTGGCCAAAGCCACTTCCCTGCTCGAGCAGACTCACGGCCGCCCGCCGACCGTCACGGAACTCGCCGACGATCTGGACCGCGATCCGGACGAGATCATCGAGGGACTGGTCGCCGCCAACGGCTATACCGCCGCGTCCCTCGACTTTCCCGACGGTGGCGAGAGCGCGGATGACACTCTCGCCGACCACATCGGCTACGCCGACCTGAACCTGGAAAAGGTCGAGGACCTGCACGCCCTCAAACCCCTCCTCGCCGCCCTCCCCGAGCGCGAGCGCAAGATCCTCGCCCTCCGCTATGCCGCCGACATGACGCAGAGCGCCATCGGAGAGGAACTCGGGATCTCCCAGATGCACGTCTCCCGCATCCTGAACCGAACCCTGAACCGACTGCGGGAGAAACTCGGCACGCCACGGTAG